GTCCTCCTGCACCTTGCCGCCGTCGTGCTCCTGCTGGTGGGTGCCGCCGGTGGAGGGCAGCCCCTGGCGCTCGGCCTCGTGCTGACGGCATATGTGGCCGGCATCAAGCACAGCTACGACTGGGACCACATCGCCGCGATCGACAATTCCACACGAAAATTCGTGGCACAGCGGAAGGACCCCGTGAGCGTCGGCTTCGCCTTCAGCCTGGGCCACAGCTCCGTGGTAATCCTGGCCGGGGTGATGGCGGTCGGTGGCGCCAGCCTGGCGGGCCAGCTCATGGAGGACGGCACCCCCGGGCACCTCGTGCTCGGGCTGATCGGCAGCGGCGTGTCGGGGCTCTTCCTCCTCGCCATGGGCGTCTTCAACGGCTCTGCTTTCCTCCGCACGATGCAGCTGTACCGCGCCGCCCGGGCTGGCGGCGCGATCGCCGTCGACGACCTCGAAACCAAAGGGTTCATCGCGCGGCTCCTGGCCAAGCCGCTATCCAAGGTCCAGCGACCGCGGAACATCTACGTCATCGGGTTCTTGTTCGGGCTCGGCTTCGACACTGCTACCACCATCGGGCTGCTGGTGCTCACGACGGCGGCGTCGCTCGCGGGTGTATCCGTTCTCGCCCTCCTGGCTCTGCCGCTGGCTTTCACCGCTGCGATGACGCTCTGCGATTCCGTCAACGGCGTGGCCATGATGCGAATGTATAAATCCGCCATCCACGATCCCCAACGCAAGCTTGGATTCAACGCCATCATCACCGGTATCTCGGCCTTCTCGGCGCTCTTCATCTCGGTCATCACGCTGGGCGGTTTCCTCAACGCGGCTTTCGGGCTGAGCGATCCTGTCACCACCTGGCTGGGCGAGATAGACCTCGGCGACGCCGGGCTGGTGCTGATTGCGCTGTTCGCCCTCGTATGGGCGGTCGCGGCCCTGCGGTTCCGGGTCCGCGCGGCGCTCCGTGGGAAGCCTGACGACGCCCGCTCACTTATAACCTGAATTCTGACGACGCTCGCTCTCTTATGCCGGGAAAATCGAGGACGCTCGCTCTCTTATGGGGCTATTTTTGTCAACCCTCCTGCAGTTGTATCGCCGGGGGGGCGGCACTGGGCGCGGAAGTCGCCGTCGGGCATTGAATAGTTGGCGGCGACGACGGGCTATAGCTTGTGCTGGAGCCACTCCAGAAGCCGATCCACCGGCCATGTTGTGATGATCCGATCGGCGGGTACGCCGTTGGCTTCCGCCCGCTCGGCACCGTATTGCAGGAAATCGAGCTGGCCTGGGGCATGCGCGTCACTGTCGATGCTGAAAAGGCAGCCAGCGTCGAGGGCAATACGAATCAATTCGTCCGGCGGGTCCTGGCGTTCGGGCCTTGAGTTGATCTCGACGGCGACTGAGTGCTCTGCGCATGACCCGAATACATTTTCTGCGTCGAACTCCGAGGGGGGCCGTGTTCCTCGTGATCCTTTGACCAAGCGGCCGGTGCAGTGCCCAAGGACGTTGGTGTGGGGGTTTTCGATGGCGGCGAGCATGCGTCGAGTCATGGTCCGTTTGTTGGATCGGAGCTTCGAGTGGACACTGGTCACCACGACGTCGAGTTGGCCCAGCAGTTCCGCGGACTGGTCCAACTCGCCGTTTTCAAGGATGTCCACTTCGATTCCCGTTAATAGTCGAAAGCTGGACGATTGGCCGTTGTTGATCCCATCCACAACCGTGAGCTGCTCCATCAAACGCTCCGGACTGAGCCCGTTGGCGATGGTGAGGTTGGGGGAATGATCAGTCAAAGCGAGATATTCCCGTCCGAGAATACGGGCCGCATCGGCCATGTCCTCGATCGCTGAACCGCCATCCGACCAGTTGCTGTGGCTGTGCAGATCGCCCCTGAGCTCGGCGTGCAGCTTGTGTCCGCCGTCGACCAAAGGTGCGGCCCCTCGGCGGCGGAGGTTCTCGAGGTAGTCGGGAACGGCGCCGCTCAAGGCCTGGCTGATCACTTCGAAGGTCCGGCTGCCGATTCCCTTGGTTCGCTTGAGGCGGCCATCCTTGACTCGTGCAGCCAGTTCCTCTTGGCTCAGTCCGGCGATAACGCCCGCAGCCCGTCGGAACGCCTGGACCTTGAAGCTTTCCGCGAGTTCCCGTTCCAGCCAGAAGGCGGTTTCGTTGAGCGCGTCTATGGCGTCCATAGCTCAATCATGTACCACGCGGCGCCCAGACGTATGTGAGAGAGGGTTTGGGTTTTGACGGTTGTTTGTGAGAGAGGGTTTGGATTTTGGTGCCGATAGGTGAGCGAGGGTTTCGGGTTGGGGGCGTCATGCTGTCGGAATAACTGCGGCTGCCCCAGCCGCCCTGCAATAATCGGAACCAGTTGCCTCGCTCGAGTTGCACGCGGGGCGGTATGCACCTTCGGACGAATCACATCGCAGACGAGGCGGACATGACCAACACTCCCATCCAGCAGGACACCGACACCACGGCGATGCCAACCGCCCCGAACATCGCCATCGACGAGGACCTGCTTCACCAGCTCGCGGACGCTCATGGCGTCGGGACATCGTTCCACGGCTGGGATGGGCTGCAACACGACGTTTCGCCCACCACGCTGATACAGGTACTGGGTGCCCTGGGAGTCACCGCCCATTCCAACGGGCAGATCGCAGCGGCCCTCGCGGACGCGGAAGTGGCACCATGGCGGCGGATGCTGCCGCCCGCCGTCGTCGTCCAAGAGGGAACAACGGCGGCTGTCCACGTCCACGTCCGCGACGGTTCGCCGGCCCGACTGACGATCTCACTCGAGGACGGAACGGAACTCGCCGCCATCCAGCAGGAGGATTGGGCGCCGCCGCGCGACGTGGATGGAGTGTCTACGGGCCGTGCCACCTTTGAGGTGCCGGCGGGCTTGCCGCTCGGCTGGCATTCGCTCACGGCCGAGTCCGACGGCGTGACCGCCACCGCCGCGCTGGCCGTGGTCCCAGCCAGGTTGCAGACGGCAGCACAGCTGGAGGAACGGCGCGGGTGGGGACTCGCAACGCAGCTGTATTCGGTACGCTCGAAGCGCTCATGGGGTATCGGGGATTTCGCGGACCTGGCCGATTTGGCGTCGTTGGCCGGCGCACGCGGCGCCGACTACGTCCTGGTCAACCCCTTGCATGCCGCAGATCCGGTGCCTCCGGTTCAAGCGTCACCGTATTCTCCGTCGACCAGGCGGTTCTTCAACCCCCTTTATATTCGGATTGAAGAAATTCCCGAATTGGCATATGTCAAGCCCCGGAAACGGGCCACGGTGGACCGGCTGCTGGATCACGTCCATGCCCTCAACAAGGACGCGGAACGGCTGGACCGGGACCAGATCTTCGCCGCCAAGCTTGCTGCCCTGGAACTCCTGCACACAGTCAAGCTTTCTCCGGCCCGGCAACGTGCCTTCGAGGAATTCTGCCGCGAGTCGGGCCCGGGCCTGGACGATTTCGCCCTTTGGTGCGCCATTCGCGAGGACCGGTCGCCGGACGACCCCTTCTGGCAGGACCCAGCGGCCACCCTCGGTTCGCCCAAGGTTGAGTCGATGCGCCAGGCTTTGGCCGATCGGATCGGTTTCCACCGTTGGCTTCAGTGGATCTGCGATGAGCAGCTCGAGTCGGCCCAGGCCGCGGCAAGGCGGTCTGGCATGCGGCTGGGAGTGGTGCACGATCTCGCGGTCGGGGCGGACCTCAGCAGCGCCGACGCCTGGACCCTGCGTAGCACCTTCGCGCCGGGTGTCAGCGTGGGCGCCCCTCCGGACATGTACAACCAGCTCGGCCAGAACTGGAACCAGCCGCCGTGGCACCCGGTCCGCCTTGCCGAGGCGGGCTACGCCCCATTGCGCGCGATGCTCTCCACCGTCCTTCGCCATGCCGGCGGAATCCGGGTGGACCACATCCTGGGGCTGTTCCGCTTGTGGTGGGTGCCGGCCGGGAACTCCGCCCGCGACGGCGCCTACGTCAGGTACGACCATGAGGCCCTCATCGGCATCCTCGCTTTGGAAGCGCACCGCGCGAGCGCGGTGGTCATCGGCGAAGACCTGGGCGTCTTCGAGCCATGGGTGCGGGACTACCTTGCGGCCCGCGGCATCCTGGGCACGTCGATTCTGTGGTTCGAGTACGACGGCGACTCGCCCCTGCCGCCCGAACGTTACCGAGTGCAGGCCCTCGCCAGCGTCAACACCCACGACCTCCCGCCGACTGCCGGGTACCTCGCCGGCGATCACGTGGAACTCCGGAGTCAACTGGGCCTGCTCGAACGGAGCGTGGCCGAGGAACGGGCCGAGCACGAGGCCAGCCTGGACAAGATGATGGCCTTGCTATGGGATCGGGGCCTGCTGCCGGCCGACGGAAAAGCGCTTGGCGAAGAGCAAGTCATTGAGGCGCTGCATCGGCTGCTGGCACTTGCGCCGTCGGTCCTGCTGGGCGTTGCGTTAGTGGATGCCGTGGGGGAACGGCGCGTGCAGAACCAGCCGGGAACGACGTCGGAGGTCTACCCGAACTGGCAAGTCCCGCTAGCCGACGAGCGCGGACGCGCGGTCCTCATCGATGACCTCGACGCGAACCCGAGGTTCAACTCCCTGCTGGCGGCGGTTGACGAGGCCGTACGAGGTTAGGCGTCGGCATCGAGACGTGAGATCTCGCCTCTTTCGGGTCGGGAAAGGGGCGAGATCTCACGCATCGATGAGCCGCTACAGCGCCGGGACCAACGCGGTGGGGGAACCCGCGTTCAGCTGGTCGAGGACTTCGCCCGGGATGCCGGTGGCAGGGTTCAATGCGAACGTGGCGACTTGGTTGGAACGCTCGTGCGCCACGTGGAGCCAGCCGTCACGGACCAGGTGGTGGCGGGGCCAGTCTCCTCCGCTGGGGACATCTGCCACAGGACGGAGCCGGGTTCCGCTGCCTTCGACGGCCAGTACCGAGATCCGGTTGGAGCCGCGGATGCCCGCGTAGACGAAGCGATTGTCCGGAGACAGCGCGATTTCGGCGGCAGCATCGCCGTCGGCTGCGCCACCCACCGTCGCGGGACCGCGACGGTGGAGCACAAAGCGGCCGTCCGCGCCGGGCAGGAGCACCACCACTTCGATGGAATATTCGGTCACCACGAATACGGCGTCGGCGGAGGGGTGCTGGACCAAGTGGCGTGGACCGCTGCTCATCGGGAGTGCGACTTGGTGGTCAGGAAGCAGGCCGGTGTCTGGGAAATAGTTCCACACCCGTACAAGGTCGAAGCCGAGGTCGGTGGTCATGATCCGGCCGTCCTCGAGCATGAGGCTCGCGTGGGCACGGCTCACCCGGGCGCCGCCCGTGGCGATGTCGATCCCGCCGTCGACGCCGTCGTGCGGGTCCTTCGCCGGCGGCGCGGCAAAGCGCGATGTGATCCCGCCGTCGTCGTCGAGTCCGTACAGCAGCACGTTCCCGTCGCCCCAGCAGTTGACCACGATGAAACGGGCGGAAGGGTCGACGGCGACATGGCAGGCCGCATCTCCAGCCGGCCAGGCATCCCCCAAGGGTTCAAGGCCGAACGGCCCGGTCCGCCGGTACGCCCGGACCGTCTGCGCGGCCTCGGCTACCGCATAGACCACCGGCAGCGTGGGGTGAACGGCAAGGAACGACGGCGAGGGTGCTTCGACGGCGGTGCCCAGCCAACTCAGGCTGCCATCTTCCCGGGCCGAAACTGCCCCAATGCCCGTTCCGTTCCCGTCGCTGTCCGCGGTGTACGCACCTGTCCAAATGAGCGTTCCCTCGATGTTTTCTGCCATGCCGTCCTCAGTGCTGGTGATGGAATGCTGCCTCAGTGGCCTTGTACATCCGAGTCGACGCCGGCATCGGCACCCGCGTCCAAGGTGGCGATCGCGGACAGGTCGTCGTGGTCCAATGCGAAGTCGAAAACGTCCAGGTTTTCCTTCATGCGCAGCGGATTGGCGGACTTCGGGATGGCCACGAGCCCCTCCTGGACGTGCCAGCGCAGCACCACCTGACCCGGAGTCTTTCCGTGTTTCTTCCCGATCGCGGCCAACACCGGGGCATTCAGGAGATCGCGGCCGGCCCCCAACGGACTATACGATTCGGTGACGATGCCATGGTTGCCGTTGAAGGCCCGCTCATCGATCCGGGTGATGGACGGCGAGATCTGGATTTGGTTGACGGCGGGCACCACCGACGTTTCCTCCAGAAGCCGCTCGAGATGCGCGGGCTTGAAGTTGGACACGCCGATTGAGCGCACCTTCCCTTCAGCCCGGAGCCGCTCGAAAGTCTCCCAAGTGGACACGAAGTCATTCCGCTGCGGGAGCGGCCAATGGATCAGCAAGAGGTCCACATAGTCCAGCCCGAGCCGCTTAAGGGAGCCCTCGAGCCCGTCGACGGCGCGGTCGCGGCCCTGGTGGGTGCCGTCCAGCTTGGTCGTGATGAACAGTTCTTCGCGCGGGATGCCGCAGTCCCGCACGCCTTGCCCGACGCCGGCCTCGTTACCGTAGCGGTACGCCGTGTCGACGTGCCGGTAGCCAAGCTCGACGGCGGACACCACTGCCTTGGCGACCTGGGCGTCGTCGAGCGGCCAGGTTCCGAGGCCGATCTGCGGAATGGCATTACCGTCATTGAACCTGACGGTCGGAGCAAGTGCCATGGTCCTGTCCTTTCGGTTGCTAGATCGGCCTCCGTGACCATTGGACCAGTTGATCGCTGAGTTTCATGAAGTCCTGGTCCACGTGCTTGATGCCTGGATGTTCATCATGCCACCGGACGATCTCCCGAGCGCCTGCCGCGAAAGGAATTTCTGCGCGATACGAGGGAACGAGCGTCTTGATCTTGGTGTTGTCGAAGACCACGGAGTGGGACCTGTCCCCGAGAAGACCGGGACCAAGCTCCGGGGAGTGCGCGGCAATGGTCTCCGACGCGATGTGCACCAGTTCGGGGTCCGGCACTCCAGCCGCCGTGGCGAAGAGCCGGTAGACCTGGTCCCACGGGAGCGCTTCGTCAGAGGTGATGGTATAGCTTTCACCAACAGCCTGCGGCTGGCCCAGGAGGCCGAGGAAGGCCACCGCAAAATCATTCGCATGCGTGAGGGTCCACAGCGAGGTACCGTCGCCGTGGACCACCACAGGCAGGCCTTCCCGCATCCGATGGATGTCCGTCCAACCGCCCAGAAGGGCGATCCGCGTGCGGTCGTAGGTGTGCGAAGGCCGAACGATAGTCACGGGGAATCCCTCGTCGCGGTAGGCCCGCACAAGAAGGTCTTCGCACGCGATCTTGTCCTGGGAGTACTTCCAGAACGGGTTCCTTAGCGGGGTCGACTCAAGGATCGGCAAGTGTGCGGGCGGCTTCTGGTAGGCCGAAGCCGAACTGATGAACACGTACTGACCGGTCCGGCCGCGGAACAGCTCCACCGCGGCAGCCACATGCTCCGGCGTGAAGGAGATGAAGTCGGCGACGACGTCGAACTCGCGGCCGTTCAGCACCTCCGCGACCTCGACGGGGTTGCGGATATCTGCCTGGAGCAGTTCCGCGCCCGGAGGGGCCGGCCTTTCCGAGCTCAGTCCGCGATTGAGCATGGTGAGCCGGTGACCCAGCGCGACGGCGCGCTCCGCCGCCGCCGCGCTGATGGTCCCGGTCCCGCCAATGAACAGCAGCCGTAACGGTGCCGACGTCACCACGCGTAGTCTTCCGGCGCGGTCCGGTGGCCCGGGAAGATGTCGTCGAGCCGCTTGAGGGCATCGGCGTCGAGGGTGACATCCAAAGCCCTGATGGCGGCGTCCAACTGCTCCTGCGTGCGCGGACCCACGATCGGTGCGGTCACAGCCGGCTGGTGCAGCAGCCAGGCCAAGGCCACATCGCCGGGCTCGTGGCCAAGGTCGTCGGCGAGGTCCTCGTACTGGCGGATCTGGTCTTCGTGCTTCTTGAGGGTCTCGGCCGCGCGGCCCTCAAGGCGACGGACGCCGTCGCGCTCTTTCTTCAGGACGCCGCCCAGAAGGCCGCCGTGAAGCGGCGACCACGGGATCAGCCCGAGGCCGTACTGCTGGGCGGCCGGGATGACCTCCAGTTCGACGTTGCGGGTGAGCAGGTTGTAGATGGACTGCTCGCTCACGAGTCCGTTGTAGTTGCGCCGCGCGGCGGCCTCCTGGGCTTGGGCGATGTGCCAGCCGGCGAAGTTGCTGCTTCCGGAATACAGGATCTTGCCCTGCTGGACCGCTACCTCAATGGCCTGCCAGATCTCGTCCCACGGCGTGTTCCGGTCCACGTGGTGGAACTGGTACACATCGATGTAGTCGGTCTGAAGGCGCTTGAGGCTGGCGTCCAAGGCACGCCGGATGTTGAGGGCGGAGAGCTTCGACTCGTTGGGGCGGTCCGTCATGGTTCCATAGAGCTTGGTGGCCAGGACGACGCGTTCTCGGCGCTCGCCGCCCTTGGCGAACCAGCGGCCCAGGATTTCCTCGGTCCATCCCCGGTGCTCCGTGCCGCCGTAGACGTTGGCGGTATCGAAAAAGTTGATGCCGGAGTCCAAGGCTGAGTCCATGATGGAGTGCGCTGCGGATTCCTCCGTCTGCGGGCCGAAGTTCATGGTTCCGAGGCACAAGCGGGAGACGCTGAGGCCTGAGCGGCCCAAGTGGGTGTACTGCATGGTTGGGGTTCCTTACGCTGCGGTGGTTTCTACATCTGGCTGAAGGACGCGACGGCGGGGTCGGCGCCGAGGCGGGCACCGGCGTCGAGCGCGCTGATGGCTGCCAGTTCGTCCCGGGAGAGCTGCAACGACGCTGCCGCGAGGTTCTGGCGGATCCGTTCCGGGTGGACGGACTTAGGGATGACGATGTTGCCGGTTCCCAGATGCCAGGCCAGGACGATCTGTGCCGGGGTGGCATCGTGCGTTTCGGCGAGTTCGGTGACCGTTGCCGACCCCAGGTCCGCTCCCTGTCCCAGCGGGCTGTAGGCCTCGACGGCGATCCCGTGCGAGCGGCTCTTCGCTGCAAGTTCCCGCTGCTGGAAGGTCGGGTGCAGTTCGATCTGGTTGACGGCGGGTACGACGTCGGCGAACTCGAGGAGGGTATCGAGGTGTTCGGGCAGGAAGTTGGAAACCCCGATGGCCCGGGCGCCGCCGTCGGCATGGATCTTTTCCAGGGCCTTCCACGCGTCGACGAACAGGCCCTGGGACGGCACGGGCCAGTGGATCAAGTAGAGATCAATGACGTCGAAGCCGAGTTCGCGGCAGCTGTTGCTGAACGCTGACGCTGCCTGGCCTTGTTCGCCATTGCGGAGTTTGGTGGTGATGAAGA
This genomic interval from Arthrobacter sp. FW306-2-2C-D06B contains the following:
- a CDS encoding PHP domain-containing protein, which encodes MDAIDALNETAFWLERELAESFKVQAFRRAAGVIAGLSQEELAARVKDGRLKRTKGIGSRTFEVISQALSGAVPDYLENLRRRGAAPLVDGGHKLHAELRGDLHSHSNWSDGGSAIEDMADAARILGREYLALTDHSPNLTIANGLSPERLMEQLTVVDGINNGQSSSFRLLTGIEVDILENGELDQSAELLGQLDVVVTSVHSKLRSNKRTMTRRMLAAIENPHTNVLGHCTGRLVKGSRGTRPPSEFDAENVFGSCAEHSVAVEINSRPERQDPPDELIRIALDAGCLFSIDSDAHAPGQLDFLQYGAERAEANGVPADRIITTWPVDRLLEWLQHKL
- a CDS encoding lactonase family protein, with the protein product MAENIEGTLIWTGAYTADSDGNGTGIGAVSAREDGSLSWLGTAVEAPSPSFLAVHPTLPVVYAVAEAAQTVRAYRRTGPFGLEPLGDAWPAGDAACHVAVDPSARFIVVNCWGDGNVLLYGLDDDGGITSRFAAPPAKDPHDGVDGGIDIATGGARVSRAHASLMLEDGRIMTTDLGFDLVRVWNYFPDTGLLPDHQVALPMSSGPRHLVQHPSADAVFVVTEYSIEVVVLLPGADGRFVLHRRGPATVGGAADGDAAAEIALSPDNRFVYAGIRGSNRISVLAVEGSGTRLRPVADVPSGGDWPRHHLVRDGWLHVAHERSNQVATFALNPATGIPGEVLDQLNAGSPTALVPAL
- a CDS encoding aldo/keto reductase, whose protein sequence is MQYTHLGRSGLSVSRLCLGTMNFGPQTEESAAHSIMDSALDSGINFFDTANVYGGTEHRGWTEEILGRWFAKGGERRERVVLATKLYGTMTDRPNESKLSALNIRRALDASLKRLQTDYIDVYQFHHVDRNTPWDEIWQAIEVAVQQGKILYSGSSNFAGWHIAQAQEAAARRNYNGLVSEQSIYNLLTRNVELEVIPAAQQYGLGLIPWSPLHGGLLGGVLKKERDGVRRLEGRAAETLKKHEDQIRQYEDLADDLGHEPGDVALAWLLHQPAVTAPIVGPRTQEQLDAAIRALDVTLDADALKRLDDIFPGHRTAPEDYAW
- a CDS encoding aldo/keto reductase yields the protein MSNAQNSTVPGLVLNNSVTIPQLGFGVFQVPPAETQKAVEDALEAGYRHIDTAAAYRNESGVGAAIKASGIAREELFITTKLRNGEQGQAASAFSNSCRELGFDVIDLYLIHWPVPSQGLFVDAWKALEKIHADGGARAIGVSNFLPEHLDTLLEFADVVPAVNQIELHPTFQQRELAAKSRSHGIAVEAYSPLGQGADLGSATVTELAETHDATPAQIVLAWHLGTGNIVIPKSVHPERIRQNLAAASLQLSRDELAAISALDAGARLGADPAVASFSQM
- a CDS encoding HoxN/HupN/NixA family nickel/cobalt transporter yields the protein MTSLAEFASMYRRREHLPLKSRLAFMFGSVVLLHLAAVVLLLVGAAGGGQPLALGLVLTAYVAGIKHSYDWDHIAAIDNSTRKFVAQRKDPVSVGFAFSLGHSSVVILAGVMAVGGASLAGQLMEDGTPGHLVLGLIGSGVSGLFLLAMGVFNGSAFLRTMQLYRAARAGGAIAVDDLETKGFIARLLAKPLSKVQRPRNIYVIGFLFGLGFDTATTIGLLVLTTAASLAGVSVLALLALPLAFTAAMTLCDSVNGVAMMRMYKSAIHDPQRKLGFNAIITGISAFSALFISVITLGGFLNAAFGLSDPVTTWLGEIDLGDAGLVLIALFALVWAVAALRFRVRAALRGKPDDARSLIT
- a CDS encoding aldo/keto reductase, whose translation is MALAPTVRFNDGNAIPQIGLGTWPLDDAQVAKAVVSAVELGYRHVDTAYRYGNEAGVGQGVRDCGIPREELFITTKLDGTHQGRDRAVDGLEGSLKRLGLDYVDLLLIHWPLPQRNDFVSTWETFERLRAEGKVRSIGVSNFKPAHLERLLEETSVVPAVNQIQISPSITRIDERAFNGNHGIVTESYSPLGAGRDLLNAPVLAAIGKKHGKTPGQVVLRWHVQEGLVAIPKSANPLRMKENLDVFDFALDHDDLSAIATLDAGADAGVDSDVQGH
- the malQ gene encoding 4-alpha-glucanotransferase produces the protein MTNTPIQQDTDTTAMPTAPNIAIDEDLLHQLADAHGVGTSFHGWDGLQHDVSPTTLIQVLGALGVTAHSNGQIAAALADAEVAPWRRMLPPAVVVQEGTTAAVHVHVRDGSPARLTISLEDGTELAAIQQEDWAPPRDVDGVSTGRATFEVPAGLPLGWHSLTAESDGVTATAALAVVPARLQTAAQLEERRGWGLATQLYSVRSKRSWGIGDFADLADLASLAGARGADYVLVNPLHAADPVPPVQASPYSPSTRRFFNPLYIRIEEIPELAYVKPRKRATVDRLLDHVHALNKDAERLDRDQIFAAKLAALELLHTVKLSPARQRAFEEFCRESGPGLDDFALWCAIREDRSPDDPFWQDPAATLGSPKVESMRQALADRIGFHRWLQWICDEQLESAQAAARRSGMRLGVVHDLAVGADLSSADAWTLRSTFAPGVSVGAPPDMYNQLGQNWNQPPWHPVRLAEAGYAPLRAMLSTVLRHAGGIRVDHILGLFRLWWVPAGNSARDGAYVRYDHEALIGILALEAHRASAVVIGEDLGVFEPWVRDYLAARGILGTSILWFEYDGDSPLPPERYRVQALASVNTHDLPPTAGYLAGDHVELRSQLGLLERSVAEERAEHEASLDKMMALLWDRGLLPADGKALGEEQVIEALHRLLALAPSVLLGVALVDAVGERRVQNQPGTTSEVYPNWQVPLADERGRAVLIDDLDANPRFNSLLAAVDEAVRG
- a CDS encoding NAD-dependent epimerase/dehydratase family protein, with product MTSAPLRLLFIGGTGTISAAAAERAVALGHRLTMLNRGLSSERPAPPGAELLQADIRNPVEVAEVLNGREFDVVADFISFTPEHVAAAVELFRGRTGQYVFISSASAYQKPPAHLPILESTPLRNPFWKYSQDKIACEDLLVRAYRDEGFPVTIVRPSHTYDRTRIALLGGWTDIHRMREGLPVVVHGDGTSLWTLTHANDFAVAFLGLLGQPQAVGESYTITSDEALPWDQVYRLFATAAGVPDPELVHIASETIAAHSPELGPGLLGDRSHSVVFDNTKIKTLVPSYRAEIPFAAGAREIVRWHDEHPGIKHVDQDFMKLSDQLVQWSRRPI